In Solanum pennellii chromosome 3, SPENNV200, a single window of DNA contains:
- the LOC107014997 gene encoding histone-lysine N-methyltransferase CLF isoform X1 — translation MSPASDNSLSDSQTQRLNDLSIVSPEEATVEPDEVLSVIESLKRKIASERADYIKKRVEGNTQKLENLTKDLYNLATERKCLEIFDAGGKNDLLSKRQKDALDMQNGIDTSNGDDDSNSSEDDGYATSAILLGSSIAVKNAVRPIKLPEVKRIPPYTSWIFLDRNQRMTEDQSVVGRRRIYYDQNGGETLICSDSDEEVLEEEEEKKVFAESEDYMLRMTIKEVGLSDIVLGLLGQCLSRKPSEVKARYEALVKADDAGTSKNEFTESSLDLYLAKDLDAALDSFDNLFCRRCLVFDCRLHGCSQDLIFPAEKQSPWYCSNADMEPCGPNCFSLAKKFESNATVISPQCASHGEKSILPSDVANNTQMPGRKHVSRRSKSSKGEGAPNAKNISESSDSDIRPVNDITSNERSSSPSKSKSDNKDGSNKRNSKRIAEHVLVAIKKRQKKMAVLESDTVASESLGFKDLNLHSISRKENEDASPSSQKAQCHSTKRSRRKNSPVLDSKNSLQGKAFGCKVMEVNSEKPVANCDDTLGKNEKVGENNCKQEVDGTKSWRPIEKALFEKGLEMFGRSSCLIARNLMNGLKTCWEVFQYMNNSGNKLFSGTGDGMDGILEGGCNGDGQEIMGNEPRRRSRFLRRRGRVRRLKYTWKSTGYHAIRKRISERKDQPCRQFNPCGCQGPCGKECPCIVNGTCCEKYCGCPKGCKNRFRGCHCAKSQCRSRQCPCFAAGRECDPDVCRNCWISCGDGTLGVPPQRGDSHECRNMKLLLKQQQKVLLGRSDVSGWGAFLKNTVGKHEYLGEYTGELISHREADKRGKIYDRENSSFLFNLNDQFVLDAHRKGDKLKFANHSPVPNCYAKVMMVAGDHRVGIFANERICAGEELFYDYRYEPDSAPAWARKPEASGTRKEDAAPSSGRARKHT, via the exons ATGTCGCCGGCGTCGGATAACTCCCTGTCGGATTCTCAAACACAACGTTTAAATGATCTTTCG ATTGTTTCTCCTGAAGAAGCAACTGTAGAACCCGATGAAGTATTATCAGTTATTGAATCTTTGAAGAGAAAAATTGCTTCTGAACGTGCTGATTATATTAAG AAAAGGGTAGAAGGAAATACACAAAAGTTGGAGAATTTGACAAAGGATCTTTATAATTTGGCAACAGAGAGAAAATGTCTTGAAATTTTTGATGCTGGCGGAAAAAATGATCTACTATCGAAAAGACAAAAGGATGCACTTGATATGCAAAATGGCATTGATACCAGTAATGGAGACGATGATAGTAATAGCTCTGAAGATGATGGATACGCCACTTCTGCAATTCTTTTAGGATCAAGTATTGCAGTCAAGAATGCTGTACGTCCCATTAAACTTCCAGAAGTAAAACGCATCCCTCCATATACTTCATGGATATTTTTGGATAG AAATCAGAGAATGACAGAGGATCAATCTGTGGTTGGTCGTAGAAGAATTTATTATGACCAGAATGGTGGGGAAACTTTAATTTGTAGTGATAGTGACGAGGAAgtacttgaagaagaagaagaaaagaaggtGTTTGCAGAGTCCGAAGATTATATGCTGCG AATGACTATCAAAGAAGTTGGCTTGTCCGATATTGTGTTGGGTTTGCTAGGACAGTGCTTGTCTAGAAAGCCTAGTGAAGTGAAG GCAAGATATGAAGCTCTTGTTAAGGCAGATGATGCAGGCACTTCAAAGAATGAGTTCACGGAAAGTTCTTTAGATTTATATCTTGCCAAAGATCTTGATGCTGCTCTGGATTCTTTTGATAATCTATTTTGTCGTCGATGTCTT GTCTTTGATTGTAGATTACATGGATGTTCACAGGATCTTATATTTCCT GCGGAAAAACAATCACCATGGTACTGCTCCAATGCAGATATGGAGCCCTGTGGACCAAATTGCTTCAGCCTG GCCAAAAAGTTCGAAAGTAATGCTACAGTGATCTCTCCTCAGTGTGCTAGTCATGGAGAAAAATCCATTCTGCCATCTGATGTTGCTAATAATACTCAGATGCCAGGTAGGAAGCATGTATCAAGAAGATCAAAGTCTTCAAAAGGTGAAGGTGCTCCAAATGCAAAAAACATCTCTGAGAGCAGTGATTCAGATATTAGACCCGTAAATGATATCACTTCTAATGAGCGTTCTTCATCTCCATCAAAAAGCAAATCTGACAATAAAGATGGCAGCAACAAAAGAAACAGCAAGCGAATAGCTGAACATGTTCTAGTTGCCATTAAGAAAAGACAGAAGAAAATGGCAGTATTAGAATCTGATACTGTTGCAAGTGAAAGTCTAGGTTTCAAAGATTTgaatcttcactctatttcacgGAAGGAAAATGAAGATGCGAGTCCATCTTCACAAAAAGCACAATGTCATAGTACTAAAAGGTCTAGGAGGAAAAACTCTCCAGTTTTGGACAGTAAAAATTCTTTGCAAGGCAAGGCTTTTGGTTGCAAAGTGATGGAAGTTAACAGTGAAAAACCTGTGGCAAATTGTGATGACACATTggggaaaaatgaaaaagtggGTGAGAATAACTGCAAACAAGAAGTAGATGGTACTAAATCTTGGAGACCCATTGAAAAGGCTCTCTTTGAAAAGGGTCTAGAAATGTTTGGCAGAAGCAG CTGTTTGATTGCTCGAAACCTCATGAATGGTTTGAAGACATGCTGGGAGGTTTTCCAGTACATGAACAATTCCGGGAATAAGCTATTCTCAGGCACAGGTGATGGGATGGATGGCATTCTTGAAGGTGGTTGCAATGGTGATGGTCAGGAAATCATG GGTAATGAACCTCGAAGAAGATCCAGATTTTTGCGTAGAAGAGGCAGAGTTCGCCGATTAAAATACACGTGGAAATCCACTGGATACCATGCAATTAGGAAACGGATTTCTGAGAGGAAGGATCAACCCTGTCGGCAGTTTAATCCATGTGGCTGTCAAGGCCCCTGTGGAAAGGAGTGTCCCTGTATTGTAAATGGGACCTGCTGTGAAAAATACTGTGG ATGTCCAAAGGGTTGCAAGAATAGGTTTCGTGGTTGTCATTGTGCCAAAAGTCAGTGTAGGAGCCGTCAATGCCCTTGCTTTGCTGCTGGTAGGGAATGTGATCCTGATGTTTGTCGAAATTGTTGGATCAG TTGTGGCGATGGTACGCTTGGGGTTCCTCCACAAAGAGGTGATAGTCATGAATGCAGGAATATGAAACTACTTCTCAAACAGCAACAGAAG GTACTTCTCGGAAGATCTGATGTTTCTGGTTGGGGGGCTTTCTTGAAG AATACTGTTGGAAAACATGAATACCTTGGGGAGTACACAGGTGAATTAATTTCACACCGTGAAGCAGACAAGCGTGGCAAAATTTATGACCGTGAAAATTCTTCATTTCTCTTCAATCTTAATGATCAG TTTGTGCTTGATGCACACCGGAAAGGTGACAAACTAAAATTTGCGAACCATTCTCCTGTTCCAAATTGCTATGCTAAG GTCATGATGGTGGCTGGAGATCACAGAGTTGGTATCTTTGCCAATGAAAGAATTTGCGCTGGAGAAGAACTCTTTTATGATTATCGTTATGAGCCAGACAGTGCACCTGCCTGGGCGAGGAAGCCCGAGGCATCTGGTACTAGGAAAGAGGATGCTGCTCCTTCAAGTGGTCGTGCTAGGAAGCATACATAA
- the LOC107014997 gene encoding histone-lysine N-methyltransferase CLF isoform X2, translating to MSPASDNSLSDSQTQRLNDLSIVSPEEATVEPDEVLSVIESLKRKIASERADYIKKRVEGNTQKLENLTKDLYNLATERKCLEIFDAGGKNDLLSKRQKDALDMQNGIDTSNGDDDSNSSEDDGYATSAILLGSSIAVKNAVRPIKLPEVKRIPPYTSWIFLDRNQRMTEDQSVVGRRRIYYDQNGGETLICSDSDEEVLEEEEEKKVFAESEDYMLRMTIKEVGLSDIVLGLLGQCLSRKPSEVKARYEALVKADDAGTSKNEFTESSLDLYLAKDLDAALDSFDNLFCRRCLVFDCRLHGCSQDLIFPAEKQSPWYCSNADMEPCGPNCFSLMPGRKHVSRRSKSSKGEGAPNAKNISESSDSDIRPVNDITSNERSSSPSKSKSDNKDGSNKRNSKRIAEHVLVAIKKRQKKMAVLESDTVASESLGFKDLNLHSISRKENEDASPSSQKAQCHSTKRSRRKNSPVLDSKNSLQGKAFGCKVMEVNSEKPVANCDDTLGKNEKVGENNCKQEVDGTKSWRPIEKALFEKGLEMFGRSSCLIARNLMNGLKTCWEVFQYMNNSGNKLFSGTGDGMDGILEGGCNGDGQEIMGNEPRRRSRFLRRRGRVRRLKYTWKSTGYHAIRKRISERKDQPCRQFNPCGCQGPCGKECPCIVNGTCCEKYCGCPKGCKNRFRGCHCAKSQCRSRQCPCFAAGRECDPDVCRNCWISCGDGTLGVPPQRGDSHECRNMKLLLKQQQKVLLGRSDVSGWGAFLKNTVGKHEYLGEYTGELISHREADKRGKIYDRENSSFLFNLNDQFVLDAHRKGDKLKFANHSPVPNCYAKVMMVAGDHRVGIFANERICAGEELFYDYRYEPDSAPAWARKPEASGTRKEDAAPSSGRARKHT from the exons ATGTCGCCGGCGTCGGATAACTCCCTGTCGGATTCTCAAACACAACGTTTAAATGATCTTTCG ATTGTTTCTCCTGAAGAAGCAACTGTAGAACCCGATGAAGTATTATCAGTTATTGAATCTTTGAAGAGAAAAATTGCTTCTGAACGTGCTGATTATATTAAG AAAAGGGTAGAAGGAAATACACAAAAGTTGGAGAATTTGACAAAGGATCTTTATAATTTGGCAACAGAGAGAAAATGTCTTGAAATTTTTGATGCTGGCGGAAAAAATGATCTACTATCGAAAAGACAAAAGGATGCACTTGATATGCAAAATGGCATTGATACCAGTAATGGAGACGATGATAGTAATAGCTCTGAAGATGATGGATACGCCACTTCTGCAATTCTTTTAGGATCAAGTATTGCAGTCAAGAATGCTGTACGTCCCATTAAACTTCCAGAAGTAAAACGCATCCCTCCATATACTTCATGGATATTTTTGGATAG AAATCAGAGAATGACAGAGGATCAATCTGTGGTTGGTCGTAGAAGAATTTATTATGACCAGAATGGTGGGGAAACTTTAATTTGTAGTGATAGTGACGAGGAAgtacttgaagaagaagaagaaaagaaggtGTTTGCAGAGTCCGAAGATTATATGCTGCG AATGACTATCAAAGAAGTTGGCTTGTCCGATATTGTGTTGGGTTTGCTAGGACAGTGCTTGTCTAGAAAGCCTAGTGAAGTGAAG GCAAGATATGAAGCTCTTGTTAAGGCAGATGATGCAGGCACTTCAAAGAATGAGTTCACGGAAAGTTCTTTAGATTTATATCTTGCCAAAGATCTTGATGCTGCTCTGGATTCTTTTGATAATCTATTTTGTCGTCGATGTCTT GTCTTTGATTGTAGATTACATGGATGTTCACAGGATCTTATATTTCCT GCGGAAAAACAATCACCATGGTACTGCTCCAATGCAGATATGGAGCCCTGTGGACCAAATTGCTTCAGCCTG ATGCCAGGTAGGAAGCATGTATCAAGAAGATCAAAGTCTTCAAAAGGTGAAGGTGCTCCAAATGCAAAAAACATCTCTGAGAGCAGTGATTCAGATATTAGACCCGTAAATGATATCACTTCTAATGAGCGTTCTTCATCTCCATCAAAAAGCAAATCTGACAATAAAGATGGCAGCAACAAAAGAAACAGCAAGCGAATAGCTGAACATGTTCTAGTTGCCATTAAGAAAAGACAGAAGAAAATGGCAGTATTAGAATCTGATACTGTTGCAAGTGAAAGTCTAGGTTTCAAAGATTTgaatcttcactctatttcacgGAAGGAAAATGAAGATGCGAGTCCATCTTCACAAAAAGCACAATGTCATAGTACTAAAAGGTCTAGGAGGAAAAACTCTCCAGTTTTGGACAGTAAAAATTCTTTGCAAGGCAAGGCTTTTGGTTGCAAAGTGATGGAAGTTAACAGTGAAAAACCTGTGGCAAATTGTGATGACACATTggggaaaaatgaaaaagtggGTGAGAATAACTGCAAACAAGAAGTAGATGGTACTAAATCTTGGAGACCCATTGAAAAGGCTCTCTTTGAAAAGGGTCTAGAAATGTTTGGCAGAAGCAG CTGTTTGATTGCTCGAAACCTCATGAATGGTTTGAAGACATGCTGGGAGGTTTTCCAGTACATGAACAATTCCGGGAATAAGCTATTCTCAGGCACAGGTGATGGGATGGATGGCATTCTTGAAGGTGGTTGCAATGGTGATGGTCAGGAAATCATG GGTAATGAACCTCGAAGAAGATCCAGATTTTTGCGTAGAAGAGGCAGAGTTCGCCGATTAAAATACACGTGGAAATCCACTGGATACCATGCAATTAGGAAACGGATTTCTGAGAGGAAGGATCAACCCTGTCGGCAGTTTAATCCATGTGGCTGTCAAGGCCCCTGTGGAAAGGAGTGTCCCTGTATTGTAAATGGGACCTGCTGTGAAAAATACTGTGG ATGTCCAAAGGGTTGCAAGAATAGGTTTCGTGGTTGTCATTGTGCCAAAAGTCAGTGTAGGAGCCGTCAATGCCCTTGCTTTGCTGCTGGTAGGGAATGTGATCCTGATGTTTGTCGAAATTGTTGGATCAG TTGTGGCGATGGTACGCTTGGGGTTCCTCCACAAAGAGGTGATAGTCATGAATGCAGGAATATGAAACTACTTCTCAAACAGCAACAGAAG GTACTTCTCGGAAGATCTGATGTTTCTGGTTGGGGGGCTTTCTTGAAG AATACTGTTGGAAAACATGAATACCTTGGGGAGTACACAGGTGAATTAATTTCACACCGTGAAGCAGACAAGCGTGGCAAAATTTATGACCGTGAAAATTCTTCATTTCTCTTCAATCTTAATGATCAG TTTGTGCTTGATGCACACCGGAAAGGTGACAAACTAAAATTTGCGAACCATTCTCCTGTTCCAAATTGCTATGCTAAG GTCATGATGGTGGCTGGAGATCACAGAGTTGGTATCTTTGCCAATGAAAGAATTTGCGCTGGAGAAGAACTCTTTTATGATTATCGTTATGAGCCAGACAGTGCACCTGCCTGGGCGAGGAAGCCCGAGGCATCTGGTACTAGGAAAGAGGATGCTGCTCCTTCAAGTGGTCGTGCTAGGAAGCATACATAA